A portion of the Maniola hyperantus chromosome 24, iAphHyp1.2, whole genome shotgun sequence genome contains these proteins:
- the LOC117993499 gene encoding cytochrome P450 4V2-like yields the protein MLAVVLIFLVCGLWAWWRRNTNKHEPPAFPGGLPLIGHAHLLIGDSIQLWNSVKELSYESLKAGGAISASIGPRTIYVVTDPDDYLTIANTCLQKDNFYEFAKPWLGEGLVTGDLPIWKVHRRLLNPAFSQVVLDGFLGVFNGQSRRLVKDLEAEVGNGPFDHWVYTRHNALETICLTALGVDFTDKSMLNSEYVNAAEQMFNILVDRFQKFWLHSHLIYSWSALRRKQDQCLKILHNMSYTVLQKRKADYLKNRNCTETEEKTKGPKFKPFMDLLLELSIEKGAFNDREIREHVDTMIVGGHDTSASVLMYTMLLIGSYPHVQEKIFEELRDVFGDEDRDVTKQDLSQLVYLEAVLKETMRIYPIVPVTARRLDRDVKLRNCTLTKGRTCFMFVYGVHRHPMWGPDAEEFKPERWLDPAKLPECPTAFAGFSMGRRICIGKSYAYMSMKTTLAHVFRHYKVSGDHTKLVAKIDVMLKPDSGYYITIERRRKCC from the exons ATGCTGGCGGTGGTGCTAATATTCCTGGTGTGTGGTCTGTGGGCCTGGTGGCGAAGGAACACGAACAAGCACGAACCACCGGCCTTCCCCGGCGGCCTGCCGCTGATTGGTCACGCTCATCTTTTAATTGGAGACAGTATAC AATTATGGAATTCAGTGAAAGAGCTTTCGTATGAAAGCTTGAAAGCTGGTGGTGCCATATCAGCTTCTATTGGACCGAGGACAATTTACG TTGTTACCGACCCAGACGACTACTTGACGATCGCAAATACATGTTTACAAAAAGACAACTTTTACGAATTCGCAAAACCCTGGCTCGGCGAAGGATTGGTGACTGGTGATT TACCAATATGGAAAGTTCATCGAAGGCTGTTGAACCCAGCGTTCAGCCAGGTCGTTCTGGACGGTTTTCTAGGCGTATTCAACGGACAGTCTCGCCGTCTGGTCAAAGATCTGGAGGCAGAAGTCGGCAACGGACCGTTTGACCATTGGGTTTATACTCGACATAATGCTCTGGAAACTATATGTT TGACGGCTTTGGGAGTGGACTTCACAGACAAGAGCATGCTCAACAGCGAGTACGTGAACGCGGCAGAGCAGATGTTCAACATCCTGGTGGACAGGTTCCAGAAGTTCTGGCTCCACAGCCACCTCATATACAGCTGGTCTGCGCTGAGGAGGAAGCAGGACCAGTGTCTGAAGATCTTGCACAATATGTCATACact GTATTGCAAAAGAGAAAAGCTGATTACTTGAAAAATAGGAACTGTACAGAGACTGAAGAAAAGACAAAAG GTCCAAAATTCAAGCCATTCATGGATCTCCTCCTGGAACTGTCAATAGAGAAGGGCGCCTTCAACGACCGGGAGATCAGAGAACACGTGGACACCATGATCGTGGGGGGTCACGACACTTCGGCCAGTGTGCTCATGTACACCATGTTGCTGATTGGATCGTATCCTCATGTTCAGGAGAAAATTTTTGAAGA GTTGCGCGACGTTTTCGGCGACGAAGACAGGGACGTCACGAAGCAAGATCTGTCACAGCTGGTGTACCTGGAGGCTGTGTTGAAGGAAACCATGCGCATTTACCCCATCGTGCCTGTTACTGCGAGACGACTAGATAGAGACGTCAAACTAC GAAACTGCACTCTAACGAAAGGTCGAACGTGTTTTATGTTCGTTTATGGGGTCCACAGACACCCCATGTGGGGTCCAGATGCTGAGGAGTTCAAGCCAGAACGCTGGCTGGACCCTGCTAAGTTGCCGGAATGCCCCACTGCGTTTGCTGGATTTAGTATGGGGAGGAGAATTTGTATAG GAAAGTCATACGCGTACATGTCCATGAAGACGACTCTGGCGCACGTGTTCCGCCACTACAAGGTGTCCGGGGACCACACCAAGCTGGTCGCCAAGATTGACGTCATGCTGAAGCCTGACTCGGGATACTACATTACCATAGAGAGGAGGAGAAAATGCTGTTAA
- the LOC117993427 gene encoding cytochrome P450 4V2-like: MLTSVLILICVTCGIFEWWRRNSNKDEPPALNGALPLLGHAHLLVGDCKQLWIFLKELAYECLEAGGVFSAFIGPKTVYFVSNPDDFLKIADTCFEKVNYYKFAKPWLGDGLLTSSMPIWKKNRSLLDSAFNQAVIEGFLDVFNAQARRLVEELATEAGKGPFDHLAYIRKNALETTCLTVLGEEFGDKSVVNTTYAGAMDQMLDILIRRFQKPWFHCDFMYRWSALKRKQDGCLKILHDASNTVLKKRKEDYMKNKASKKTEDEINVPKFKSFMDLLLELAIEEDAFTDQQIREHVDTMMFGAHDTVANLVMCMMLLVGSHPDVQEKIFEELHSVFGDEDRDITKQDLSQLVYLEAVIKESMRIYPTVPLITRHLDQDVKLKNCILKKGRTCILFIFGVYRHPMWGFDADKFMPERWLDPALMPECPNALAGFGMGKRNCLGKSHASMSMKITLAHVFRCYRVSGNHLTMASKIDVMLRTLSGHHVSIEMRKQ, encoded by the exons ATGTTGACGTCGGTGCTTATACTCATCTGTGTGACGTGTGGCATATTCGAATGGTGGCGGAGGAACAGCAATAAGGATGAGCCACCAGCTTTAAATGGCGCCTTGCCACTTCTTGGACACGCTCATCTACTGGTTGGGGATTGTAAGC AATTATGGATTTTCTTGAAGGAGCTAGCTTACGAATGCTTAGAGGCGGGTGGAGTTTTCTCAGCTTTTATCGGACCTAAAACAGTTTACT TCGTATCAAATCCTGACGACTTTTTGAAAATCGCTGACACATGTTTTGAAAAAGTCAACTATTACAAATTCGCAAAACCTTGGCTCGGCGATGGATTACTGACGAGTTCCA TGCCTATATGGAAAAAAAATCGCAGTTTATTAGATTCAGCATTCAATCAGGCTGTTATAGAAGGATTCCTGGACGTGTTCAATGCACAGGCTCGCCGGTTGGTCGAGGAGTTGGCGACGGAAGCTGGCAAGGGACCCTTCGATCATTTGGCTTATATTCGGAAAAATGCTCTGGAAACTACATGCT taaCGGTTTTGGGAGAGGAATTCGGTGACAAGAGTGTGGTCAACACCACCTACGCCGGAGCCATGGACCAGATGCTGGACATCCTTATCCGGAGATTCCAGAAACCCTGGTTCCACTGCGACTTTATGTACCGCTGGTCTGCGTTGAAGAGGAAGCAGGATGGCTGTCTGAAGATTTTGCATGATGCTTCAAACACT GTTTTGAAAAAGAGAAAAGAAgattacatgaaaaataaagcAAGCAAGAAAACTGAAGACGAAATAAAtg TTCCAAAATTTAAGTCCTTCATGGACCTCCTCCTTGAACTGGCAATAGAGGAAGATGCCTTCACCGACCAACAGATCAGAGAGCATGTGGATACCATGATGTTTGGTGCTCATGACACAGTCGCCAATCTGGTGATGTGCATGATGCTGCTGGTTGGCTCCCATCCTGATGTTCAGGAGAAAATCTTTGAAga ATTGCACAGTGTTTTCGGCGACGAAGACAGGGACATCACGAAGCAAGATCTGTCTCAGCTGGTGTACCTGGAGGCTGTAATAAAAGAGAGCATGCGCATTTACCCCACAGTGCCTCTCATTACCAGGCATCTAGATCAAGATGTCAAGTTAA AAAACTGCATTCTGAAGAAAGGTAGAACCTGCATCTTGTTCATCTTCGGAGTCTACAGACACCCCATGTGGGGTTTCGATGCTGACAAATTCATGCCAGAACGTTGGCTGGACCCTGCGTTGATGCCAGAATGTCCTAACGCGCTGGCTGGCTTTGGCATGGGAAAAAGGAATTGCTTAG GAAAATCACATGCTTCAATGTCAATGAAGATCACCCTGGCTCACGTGTTCCGATGCTACAGGGTGTCCGGAAATCACTTGACAATGGCGTCTAAGATCGACGTTATGCTGAGGACACTATCGGGACACCATGTATCTATTGAAATGAGGaaacaataa